In Desulfuromonas acetoxidans DSM 684, one genomic interval encodes:
- a CDS encoding NADH-quinone oxidoreductase subunit C — MSQAVVAKLKGTFAASVLEVKEHRGEVTVTVKKEDIVDICRYLKEEAGYNFLCDLCGVDYLGQTPRFMVVYNLYNITTKERLRVKVPVEEQDCCVDTVSGIWSTANWPERECWDLMGISFAGHPDLRRILMPADWEGHPLRKDYPLQGPGRDPYQGRLS; from the coding sequence ATGAGCCAAGCTGTCGTAGCAAAGCTGAAAGGAACCTTCGCCGCATCTGTGCTGGAAGTCAAAGAGCATCGCGGTGAAGTTACGGTCACGGTGAAAAAGGAAGATATCGTTGATATCTGCCGCTATCTCAAAGAGGAAGCCGGCTATAACTTTTTGTGTGATCTGTGTGGAGTTGATTATCTCGGTCAAACCCCTCGTTTCATGGTGGTGTACAACCTGTACAACATCACGACCAAAGAGCGCCTGCGGGTCAAAGTGCCGGTTGAAGAGCAGGACTGCTGTGTCGATACGGTCAGCGGAATCTGGTCGACGGCCAACTGGCCTGAGCGTGAGTGCTGGGATTTGATGGGGATCTCGTTCGCAGGACATCCGGATCTGCGCCGGATTCTTATGCCTGCTGATTGGGAAGGCCATCCCCTGCGCAAGGACTATCCGTTGCAGGGCCCTGGTCGCGATCCGTATCAGGGACGACTTTCGTAA
- a CDS encoding NADH-quinone oxidoreductase subunit J produces the protein MELLQLFFFYLVAFVAVVSGFCVISCKNPINSAISLVMTFFCLAIFYVMLHAPFMAAVQIMVYAGAIMVLIIFVMMLLNQGSEVIARYRHAVTGAFIFAIVMLVQIVVILKDGGVSGPVGPINGDVVQSVGHVELIGKAMFTDFLLPFEIASILLLVAIVGAVVLAKREV, from the coding sequence ATGGAATTACTGCAGTTGTTCTTCTTTTATCTTGTCGCGTTTGTCGCCGTTGTTTCCGGGTTTTGCGTGATCTCATGCAAAAACCCGATCAATAGTGCCATCTCTCTCGTTATGACATTTTTTTGCCTGGCGATCTTCTATGTCATGCTTCATGCACCTTTTATGGCCGCAGTGCAGATCATGGTCTATGCCGGCGCCATCATGGTGCTGATTATTTTCGTCATGATGTTGCTCAATCAGGGCTCGGAAGTGATCGCCCGTTATCGCCATGCTGTGACCGGAGCGTTTATTTTCGCCATCGTTATGTTGGTGCAGATTGTCGTCATCCTTAAAGATGGTGGCGTGAGTGGTCCTGTTGGTCCGATTAATGGTGACGTCGTGCAAAGTGTCGGTCATGTCGAATTGATCGGTAAGGCGATGTTCACGGACTTCCTGCTGCCGTTCGAGATTGCATCCATTCTGTTGCTGGTGGCCATCGTCGGTGCTGTTGTTTTGGCCAAACGGGAAGTATAA
- the nuoK gene encoding NADH-quinone oxidoreductase subunit NuoK, with translation MITITHYMVLSAILFSMGTIGVLTRKNAIVVFMCVELMLNAVNLTFIALSSHLGNMDGQIFVFFIMTVAAAEAAVGLALMIAFFRNRESIDVEDFSLLKW, from the coding sequence ATGATTACAATTACTCATTATATGGTTTTGAGCGCTATTTTGTTCTCGATGGGAACGATTGGTGTCCTGACCCGTAAAAATGCCATCGTAGTTTTTATGTGCGTCGAGTTGATGCTGAATGCGGTCAACTTAACGTTCATCGCCCTGTCAAGTCATCTCGGTAATATGGATGGTCAGATCTTCGTGTTTTTCATTATGACAGTTGCCGCAGCGGAAGCCGCTGTCGGTCTGGCACTGATGATCGCCTTTTTCCGTAACAGAGAGTCCATTGACGTTGAGGATTTCAGCCTGTTGAAATGGTAA
- a CDS encoding NuoI/complex I 23 kDa subunit family protein — MIKEFIQGLSITAKHLLPGNSTTVDYPKVKLEPSDRFRGLHRLVPDHNREKCVACYLCPTVCPAKCITVEAAEDENGVKYPTVYQIDMLRCIFCGYCVEACPVEAIEMTGEYELANYKREDFCFTKERLLK, encoded by the coding sequence ATGATTAAAGAGTTTATCCAGGGCTTAAGTATAACGGCAAAGCATCTTCTTCCGGGTAATTCAACAACGGTTGACTATCCGAAAGTCAAGCTTGAACCGTCTGATCGTTTTCGTGGCCTGCACCGTCTGGTTCCTGATCATAATCGGGAAAAATGTGTGGCTTGCTATCTGTGTCCGACCGTCTGCCCGGCAAAATGCATCACGGTGGAGGCAGCAGAGGATGAGAACGGCGTCAAGTATCCCACGGTCTATCAGATTGATATGCTGCGCTGTATCTTCTGTGGATACTGCGTCGAGGCGTGTCCTGTTGAAGCCATCGAGATGACCGGCGAATACGAATTGGCCAATTATAAGCGTGAAGACTTCTGCTTCACCAAGGAGCGTTTGCTCAAATAA
- the nuoH gene encoding NADH-quinone oxidoreductase subunit NuoH has product MSELLSLSNDPLLFIGVMIAKILAVFIVVVLIVAYATYAERKIIGRMQTRLGPTMTGPLGLLQPIADGLKLFFKEDIIPAQSSKLAFVLAPMMILVPAFITVAVVPFGGTITVGGYLVPLQITDLNIGILYVLAMAGLGVYGIVLAGWASNNKYSLLGGVRSAAQMVSYELAAGLAIISVFMLSETLSLSGIVEAQAGSVFDWYIFSQPLAFCLFVVTSLAEINRTPFDLPEAETELVSGFCTEYSSMKYALFFMAEYANMIVVSAITATLFLGGPAGPFPGPINLLLKVFCFMFLFIWIRATFPRVRYDQLMFMGWKVFLPLALLNIVITGAVVVF; this is encoded by the coding sequence ATGTCTGAACTGCTTAGCCTCTCGAACGATCCACTGCTGTTTATCGGCGTGATGATTGCCAAAATTCTGGCCGTGTTTATCGTGGTGGTTCTGATTGTTGCTTATGCGACCTATGCCGAACGTAAGATTATCGGTCGCATGCAGACCCGTCTTGGACCGACCATGACCGGCCCCCTCGGATTGTTGCAGCCGATCGCTGACGGTTTAAAGCTGTTTTTCAAAGAAGACATCATTCCGGCACAGTCGAGCAAGCTGGCTTTTGTTCTGGCGCCGATGATGATCCTGGTTCCGGCCTTTATTACCGTCGCTGTTGTGCCCTTTGGTGGCACCATCACCGTTGGTGGCTATCTGGTGCCATTGCAGATTACCGATTTGAATATCGGCATCTTGTATGTGCTGGCCATGGCCGGGCTCGGTGTCTATGGCATCGTTCTGGCGGGCTGGGCCTCCAACAACAAGTACTCGCTGCTTGGTGGTGTTCGGAGTGCTGCACAGATGGTTTCCTATGAACTGGCCGCTGGTCTGGCAATCATCTCCGTGTTTATGCTTTCTGAGACGTTGAGTCTGAGCGGCATTGTCGAGGCTCAGGCCGGTTCGGTTTTCGATTGGTATATCTTTTCGCAGCCGTTGGCCTTCTGCCTGTTTGTTGTGACATCACTGGCTGAAATCAACCGGACACCGTTTGACCTTCCCGAGGCAGAAACAGAGCTGGTCTCCGGTTTCTGTACCGAGTACTCCTCCATGAAATATGCACTGTTCTTCATGGCGGAATATGCCAACATGATCGTGGTTTCCGCGATTACGGCCACGCTGTTTCTCGGTGGCCCTGCAGGGCCTTTCCCCGGACCCATCAACCTGCTGCTGAAGGTGTTCTGTTTCATGTTCCTGTTTATCTGGATTCGTGCCACCTTCCCGCGTGTTCGTTACGACCAGTTGATGTTTATGGGCTGGAAAGTGTTCCTGCCGTTGGCATTGCTGAATATTGTGATTACCGGTGCCGTTGTTGTTTTTTAA
- a CDS encoding NADH-quinone oxidoreductase subunit M, which yields MSEHLLSLMTFFPLLGMFIVLMLPKNNGGLLKGATLVFTLITFVISLPLALDPVFKTSGGMHYTEFAEWISVTNYFQMNYSVGIDGISLWLVMLTTFIMPIAVLSTWQAVTKNVKGYMALMLLLETAMLGAFIALDLFLFYIFWELMLIPMYFMIGIWGGANRIYAAVKFFIYTAVGSLLMLVAILFIYYAAVNSGMDISGFSIADFYNLSLDPALQKWLFLAFAFSFAIKVPMFPVHTWLPDAHTEAPTAGSVILAAVMLKMGTYGYVRFAMPLFPEATQTFLPYMTALAVIGIVYGALVAMMQKDVKKLVAYSSVSHLGFVMLGIFALNTVGVSGAVLQMINHGISTGALFLIVGFIYERRHTRLISEFGGLSKQMPVFAVIFMIVTLSSIGLPATNGFVGEFMILLGAFQSELRWFAVVATSGVILAAVYMLWMFQRVMFGKLDNPKNQVLKDLNLRELCVILPLLVFVFWIGVYPNTFLEKMTPAIDQMIEQVSGKQPIPMPSAVPAAVHEPVEAPAAHHGHGH from the coding sequence ATGTCAGAACATCTTCTCAGCCTGATGACATTCTTCCCCCTTCTGGGTATGTTCATCGTCCTGATGCTGCCCAAGAATAATGGTGGATTGCTTAAAGGTGCGACACTGGTCTTTACTTTGATCACGTTTGTGATCAGCTTGCCTCTGGCCCTTGACCCTGTCTTTAAAACGTCGGGTGGCATGCACTATACTGAGTTCGCTGAATGGATCAGTGTCACAAACTATTTTCAGATGAATTACAGTGTCGGGATTGATGGAATCAGTCTGTGGCTGGTCATGTTGACGACATTCATCATGCCGATTGCCGTCCTGTCAACCTGGCAGGCTGTAACCAAAAACGTCAAAGGGTATATGGCTTTGATGTTGCTGCTCGAAACAGCCATGCTCGGTGCGTTTATCGCTCTTGATCTGTTCCTGTTCTATATTTTCTGGGAGCTGATGCTGATTCCGATGTATTTCATGATCGGCATCTGGGGTGGGGCAAACCGGATCTATGCAGCGGTGAAATTCTTTATTTACACTGCCGTTGGTTCACTGTTGATGCTGGTAGCGATTCTCTTCATCTACTATGCTGCTGTGAACTCCGGTATGGATATCTCCGGTTTCAGCATTGCTGACTTTTACAACCTGTCTCTGGACCCGGCACTGCAGAAATGGCTGTTTCTGGCATTTGCATTCAGTTTCGCCATCAAAGTTCCCATGTTTCCGGTACACACCTGGTTGCCTGATGCGCATACCGAAGCACCGACGGCCGGCTCAGTTATTCTTGCTGCCGTCATGTTGAAGATGGGTACTTATGGTTATGTCCGCTTCGCCATGCCGCTGTTTCCGGAAGCAACACAAACCTTTCTGCCTTATATGACAGCTTTGGCGGTGATTGGTATCGTTTACGGTGCCTTGGTCGCCATGATGCAGAAGGACGTCAAAAAACTGGTTGCCTACTCCTCGGTGTCTCACCTTGGTTTTGTCATGCTGGGTATCTTTGCCCTGAATACCGTTGGTGTCAGTGGTGCCGTACTGCAGATGATTAACCATGGTATTTCAACCGGTGCGTTGTTCCTTATTGTCGGCTTTATCTATGAGCGTCGTCATACCCGTTTGATCAGTGAATTTGGTGGCCTCTCTAAGCAGATGCCGGTATTTGCTGTCATCTTTATGATCGTGACACTGTCCTCTATCGGTTTGCCGGCGACCAACGGTTTTGTCGGTGAGTTTATGATCCTGCTCGGTGCTTTTCAGAGTGAACTGCGCTGGTTTGCGGTTGTGGCGACTTCCGGTGTTATTCTCGCAGCGGTTTACATGCTGTGGATGTTCCAGCGTGTCATGTTCGGCAAGCTGGATAACCCCAAAAATCAGGTTCTCAAAGATCTCAACCTGCGTGAGCTGTGTGTGATCCTGCCACTGCTGGTGTTTGTCTTCTGGATCGGTGTGTATCCCAACACGTTCCTGGAAAAAATGACTCCGGCGATTGATCAAATGATCGAACAAGTGTCCGGGAAACAACCGATCCCGATGCCGTCGGCTGTACCAGCTGCGGTTCACGAGCCCGTTGAGGCTCCTGCCGCGCATCATGGACACGGTCATTAA
- the nuoL gene encoding NADH-quinone oxidoreductase subunit L, translated as MYDKLWLIPLLPFLGFLINGLLGKKIKNEKVIGAIATLAIFSSFIVSCKYFLQLLGDSQKTHEVIVASWMTVAPLQVDWGFLLDPLSGLMMMNVTGLSTLIHLYSIGYMHGEEGYYRFFAYLNLFTFAMLMLVMGNNALVMFVGWEGVGLCSYLLIGYYFEKKSASDAGKKAFVVNRVGDFGFLLGLFTLFWSLGQEGVWTIRFTEISANAHLLENGGIIVTIVTLCFFLGATGKSAQIPLYTWLPDAMEGPTPVSALIHAATMVTAGVYMIGRMNGLFAMAPDTMMVIAIVGGATALFAATIGLAQNDIKRVLAYSTVSQLGYMFLAMGVGAFTAGIFHLLTHAFFKACLFLGSGSVIHGMHHAYHHAHLHDDPQDMRNMGGLRKKMPITFWTFLLSTLAISGIPFFSGFFSKDEILWWALASTRGHWVLWLVGALAAALTAFYMFRLVFMTFFGEQKTDARAKDHIPESPLVITLPLMILAALATFGGFLGVPHVLGNLFGHFPNKIEHFLAPIFEHTQHMHHIEAHGTAATEFTFMGISVGIAVFGIGLAWFMYCKNPQMPAQIVAKVPKLHKTIFNKWYIDEFYDALIVNPTKRLGTLLWQVFDVRLVDGLVNGVALVVRGTGRVLRHTQTGFTHNYAMSMVLGVVVILAIYVFN; from the coding sequence ATGTACGACAAATTATGGCTTATTCCGTTGCTGCCCTTTCTTGGGTTCCTGATCAACGGTCTGCTGGGCAAAAAGATTAAAAATGAAAAGGTGATCGGGGCCATTGCCACCCTGGCGATCTTCTCGTCCTTTATCGTGTCCTGCAAATATTTCCTGCAATTACTTGGTGACAGTCAGAAGACGCACGAAGTGATTGTTGCGAGCTGGATGACAGTTGCTCCTCTTCAGGTCGACTGGGGTTTCCTCCTGGATCCACTTTCCGGGCTGATGATGATGAACGTTACTGGTTTGTCGACCCTGATCCACTTGTATTCCATCGGCTACATGCACGGTGAAGAGGGCTACTATCGGTTCTTCGCCTATCTCAACCTGTTTACCTTTGCCATGTTGATGCTGGTTATGGGCAACAACGCTCTGGTTATGTTTGTCGGTTGGGAAGGTGTTGGTCTGTGTTCCTACCTGCTGATCGGCTACTACTTTGAAAAGAAAAGTGCCAGTGATGCCGGTAAGAAGGCCTTTGTTGTTAACCGTGTCGGTGACTTTGGCTTTCTGCTCGGTCTGTTCACACTGTTCTGGTCTCTTGGACAGGAAGGGGTTTGGACGATCCGCTTTACGGAAATTTCTGCAAATGCTCATCTGCTGGAAAACGGCGGGATCATTGTGACCATAGTCACCCTGTGTTTCTTCCTCGGTGCGACGGGTAAGTCAGCTCAGATTCCATTGTACACTTGGCTGCCTGATGCCATGGAGGGTCCGACTCCTGTTTCCGCATTGATCCATGCTGCCACCATGGTCACCGCCGGTGTCTACATGATCGGCCGGATGAACGGCCTGTTCGCCATGGCACCGGATACCATGATGGTGATCGCCATTGTCGGTGGTGCGACGGCCCTGTTTGCCGCCACAATCGGTCTGGCACAAAATGATATAAAACGCGTACTGGCCTATTCAACTGTTTCGCAATTAGGTTACATGTTCTTGGCCATGGGCGTTGGCGCATTCACTGCAGGTATCTTCCATTTGCTGACGCATGCATTCTTCAAGGCCTGCCTGTTCCTCGGTTCCGGCTCGGTTATTCACGGCATGCATCATGCCTATCACCATGCTCATTTACATGATGATCCGCAGGATATGCGCAATATGGGTGGTCTGCGTAAGAAAATGCCGATCACGTTCTGGACGTTTCTGCTGTCCACGCTGGCGATCTCGGGGATTCCATTTTTCTCAGGCTTCTTCTCCAAGGATGAGATTCTCTGGTGGGCTCTGGCCTCCACGCGTGGCCATTGGGTTCTGTGGCTGGTGGGTGCACTTGCTGCCGCATTGACGGCTTTCTACATGTTCCGCCTGGTGTTCATGACGTTCTTTGGCGAGCAGAAAACCGATGCCCGTGCCAAGGATCATATCCCTGAATCTCCGTTGGTGATTACCCTGCCGCTGATGATTCTTGCTGCCTTGGCGACTTTCGGCGGCTTCCTTGGTGTTCCGCATGTACTCGGCAATCTGTTCGGCCATTTCCCGAATAAGATCGAGCATTTCTTAGCACCTATTTTTGAACACACACAGCATATGCACCATATTGAGGCACACGGGACCGCTGCAACCGAGTTTACCTTTATGGGTATTTCGGTCGGTATTGCCGTCTTTGGGATCGGTCTGGCCTGGTTTATGTACTGCAAGAATCCGCAGATGCCGGCACAGATTGTTGCCAAAGTGCCGAAACTGCATAAGACGATCTTCAACAAATGGTATATCGATGAGTTTTACGATGCCCTGATTGTCAACCCGACCAAGCGTCTCGGCACTCTGTTGTGGCAGGTTTTCGATGTCCGCCTGGTAGATGGCCTGGTGAATGGCGTTGCCCTGGTGGTGCGCGGCACCGGTCGCGTTTTACGACATACGCAAACAGGATTTACCCACAATTATGCCATGTCCATGGTGTTGGGTGTTGTGGTTATCCTCGCCATCTACGTTTTCAACTAA
- the nuoD gene encoding NADH dehydrogenase (quinone) subunit D translates to MATTETMTINMGPQHPSTHGVLQLVLELDGETVVKAVPHIGFLHRGVEKLSENRSYHRALPLTDRLDYLAPMSNNLGYVLAVEKLLGITDQIPERAKVVRVMMAELTRIKSHLVWLATHALDIGAMTVFLYCFREREAIMDMYEKLSGARMTSNYFRVGGLSLDLPEGFENDVRDFIDAMPGHIDTYEGLLTGNKIWQKRTIGVAKISAEDAIDIGLTGPALRGSGVDWDLRRDNPYTGYEDYDFKVITRDGCDTFDRYKIRLDEMRESCKIIRQALEKLQPGPILADVPSVCLPEKKKVVNSIEGLIHQFKIITEGFKPEPGEVYQGIEAPKGELGYYMVSDGSANPFRMKIRPPSFVNLQALPQMIEGALLADVIAAIGTLDIVLGEIDR, encoded by the coding sequence ATGGCAACTACAGAGACGATGACAATCAATATGGGACCGCAGCATCCGTCGACCCACGGCGTGTTGCAGCTGGTTCTTGAGCTGGATGGTGAGACCGTTGTTAAAGCGGTGCCCCATATCGGATTTTTGCACCGTGGTGTTGAGAAGCTGTCGGAAAATCGCAGTTACCACCGCGCTCTGCCCCTGACTGACCGTCTGGACTATCTGGCGCCGATGAGTAACAACCTCGGCTATGTTCTGGCCGTTGAAAAACTGTTGGGTATTACCGATCAGATTCCGGAACGGGCAAAGGTCGTCCGCGTGATGATGGCTGAGCTGACCCGGATCAAAAGTCACCTGGTCTGGCTGGCAACCCACGCCCTTGATATTGGCGCCATGACCGTGTTCCTGTACTGCTTCCGTGAGCGAGAAGCGATTATGGACATGTATGAGAAACTATCCGGTGCCCGGATGACATCAAACTATTTCCGCGTCGGTGGTTTGTCACTTGATCTGCCTGAAGGGTTTGAAAACGATGTGCGTGATTTCATCGATGCCATGCCCGGCCATATCGATACCTATGAAGGTCTGCTGACCGGCAACAAAATCTGGCAGAAACGGACCATCGGTGTCGCGAAGATCAGTGCCGAAGATGCCATCGATATCGGACTGACTGGTCCGGCTCTGCGCGGTAGTGGTGTGGACTGGGACCTGCGTCGTGATAACCCCTATACGGGCTATGAGGACTATGATTTCAAAGTGATCACCCGTGACGGCTGCGACACCTTTGATCGCTACAAAATCCGTCTCGATGAGATGCGTGAGTCGTGCAAAATCATCCGGCAGGCACTTGAAAAGCTGCAGCCCGGACCGATTCTGGCGGACGTGCCTTCAGTGTGCTTGCCCGAGAAGAAAAAGGTGGTTAACAGCATCGAAGGTTTGATCCATCAGTTCAAAATCATTACCGAAGGTTTCAAGCCCGAGCCTGGTGAAGTCTACCAGGGGATTGAGGCGCCGAAAGGGGAACTGGGCTACTACATGGTTTCCGATGGTAGCGCCAACCCGTTTCGTATGAAAATCCGGCCACCGTCTTTTGTCAATCTCCAGGCTCTGCCACAGATGATTGAAGGTGCATTACTGGCTGACGTTATCGCTGCCATTGGTACCCTGGATATCGTTCTGGGAGAGATTGACCGTTAA